TATTCAAAGTATTTATGTGCTTTAAGGAATTCCGATGCTACGACCGATGGTTCCTTCAAGTTCCCATCCACTTCATAGTTCAGTTCCTGCATGGTTTCAGTAGTGATTTCACCAATTAACTTGTTAAGCTCCTCTTCAATTTCAGGATATCGTTCCAATAATTCTTCGGTAACGACCGGTGAACAGTCATATGGAGGGAAATATTGTTTATCATCTTCCAAAAGCTTCAAATCATTAACCTTAATCCGTCCATCTGAGGAGTATGCAAGGACAATATCCATCTGACCATTTTTGACTGCATCGTATACCAAGCCAATCTGCATCGGATAAGTTTCCCCAAATTCCAATCCATATGTATCGACGAACCCTTTATAGCCATCGCCTTTTCTTTTCAGCCAGGCACTGTCTACACCTAACCTTAAATTATCTGCATCCTTTTCCAGATCCGATATTTTCTGATACCCCTTTTCCTCTGCCAATTCATTTGAAATCGTAAAGGCATAAGTGTTATCGAATCCGTAAGAATCAAAAAATTTGAACCCATATTGTTCTTTGAATTCCCTTTGAACGATTTCCATCGCCTTTACTGGATCCTTTTCAATTTCCTGCCCCAGCACACTCGTTAAATCAGTCCCTGTATATCGAGTTGCGGCTATGTCTATATCACCGGTCTCCATCGCCTTTTGCTGAACGAAATTGGAACCTAGATTTTTAATGATTTTCGTATCAACTTCCGTATTCCTTTCAAGGAGTTGAGCGATCATGTTCGCCAAGATCTCGGATTCGGTCATGCTTTGGGCACCGATCTTTACAGTAGTTTCAGAAGATGACCCTAAACCAGGCAAGGAGCACCCGGTGATCACTAATGAACAAACTAAAAGGGTCATGAAAATTGTACGTCTCATTTTTTTATACATGGTAATCCTCCTCAAGCAGCTTCCTTCATACCTTTCAAACCTTTTGGTACGACTTTTCGTTCAATGATCGAGAATACATAATCCACCAGGATAGCCATGATGATTACCGGAACTGCACCTGCGATGATATATTCTGTTTGATATAAATTCAAACCGATAAAAATGTAATCTCCAAGTCCCCCGCCTCCAATAAAGGAAGCTAAGGTGGCCCATCCAATTAAATAGACGGAAGCCGTACGGATGCCAGCCATAATGACAGAAAGCGCAAGCGGGAATTCAACCAGACGAATTCTCTCCCAGCTTGTCATCCCGATTCCGCGTCCGGATTCCAGAAGATTTTCATTTACGCCTTTAATGCCTGTGTATGTATTTCTGAGAATGGGTAAAACGGAATAGAAAAATAACGCAATGATTGCGGGTGTTTTCCCAACTCCGAGGAAAGGAATGAAAAAGGCTAGTACCGCTAAGCTCGGCAATGTCTGCATAATGTTTGCCATTCCGATTATTATCGAAGAGGTCCTTTTCATTCGCGTCAACATGATCCCTAGTGGTACGGCAACTATTATTCCAAGGAAAACAGCGATCAAGGATATATATAAGTGCTCCCATGCCTTATAAACCAATTCTTGCCAGTTCGTTTGTAAAAAATCGAGCAAAGTTTCCATCTCATTCACCTCCTAAATCATTTCTGCCATTTCTTCCATTTGATTTTCTTCTTCTCCCCAGATGCTGTCATATACGATGTCCACCAATGTAGCCCTAGTGACGATTCCGACCAAATGTTTATTGTGGTCAACTACCGGCACGTATTTGAATCCTCGTTTTAAAATCTTCTGAACGGAATCGCGGATTAAAGTATCCTGTTTCACTGAATAGACTTCAGTATTGATTACTTCACTGATATATTTAGCCTTTTTACGATATTCACTGATCGTTTCAACATCCACGAACCCTTTCAACACATTTTGCTCATCGACCACAAGTAAAGAATCTACCCGTTTCTTGCGCATGATCGTAATTGCATCTGTAAGCGATTTTTCCTCTGTAATGGATATTGGGTGTCGACTCATGATCTGTTCAACCAACTCGACATTCGGTCTTGTTTGAAGCAGGCGATCTTTGCCGATGAATTCTTCTACAAACTCATTGGCTGGGTTTCTGAGAATTTCATCCGGTGTTCCTACTTGGACGATTTCACCAGCTCTTAAGATGACAATCCTGTCGGCTAGTTTAATGGCCTCATCCATATCATGGGTAACAAAAACAATTGTTTTATCAAGTGTGCGCTGTAGATTTTTAAATTCCTCCTGAAGGGCATCGCGGGTGATTGGATCTAGGGCGCCAAAAGGTTCATCCATTAAAATGAGTGGAGGATTTGAAGCTAGTGCTCTGAGAACGCCTATCCTTTGTTGCTGCCCGCCGCTCAATTCGTAAGGATACCTTTCCAAGTATTCAGGACCCATATCAACAAGCTGAAGCAATTCCAGTGCGCGTTCCTTTTTCTTCTGTTCATTCCACTTGAGAAGCTTTGGAACGAGGGTGATATTTTCAAGAATCGTCATGTGAGGGAAAAGTCCGATTTGCTGGATAACGTACCCTATCTGTCTTCTTAGCTCGACTGGATCTTTATCCAGTATATTTTCACCATTAATAAGTATCTTGCCTTCCGACGGTTCGATAAGACGGTTAATCATTTTCATTGTCGTTGTCTTACCGCAACCACTCGGACCAATAAAACAAATGAACTCCCCTTTTTTAATATCCAATGATATATTTTTTACAGCTTTCTTTCCTCCCTTATAGATTTTCGATACATTTTCGATTTTTAACATAACAAGCACCTCCATCAGTTGTACAAAATTACAAATTTTACAAATATGTTAATTTTCATTTGCACAGTCTCTTGTACCCATTTAACAAAATGTATAAACCTTTTATTTTAAAAAAACTAGTTCATTGGAATTATATTGAATTAATGACAAAAACTACCTCATTTAAAATGAGGTAGTTAAAAGATATATAAAATTAAAGATGAATTAAAATCCAATATTTTTAGCAATAAGGGTTTTTACGGTTTCATCTGTCCCTGTAAAGAAAGTTGTCAAAGGAATATCCCGGTGACGCTGGGCAATTTTATCGTCTCCTATATTTCCGTAGCCATCATGTAATTGCATGCACTTATTAGATATTCGCTTAGACATCTCCGTTATCCAATATTTAGCCATCGATACTTCAGCTATGATATTCGCCCCAGTCATATGTTTACAGATCAAACCATCAACAAATGTTCTTCCCAGATGAATATCTGTCGCTAT
This sequence is a window from Brevibacillus sp. JNUCC-41. Protein-coding genes within it:
- a CDS encoding betaine/proline/choline family ABC transporter ATP-binding protein (Members of the family are the ATP-binding subunit of ABC transporters for substrates such as betaine, L-proline or other amino acids, choline, carnitine, etc. The substrate specificity is best determined from the substrate-binding subunit, rather than this subunit, as it interacts with the permease subunit and not with substrate directly.), with translation MLKIENVSKIYKGGKKAVKNISLDIKKGEFICFIGPSGCGKTTTMKMINRLIEPSEGKILINGENILDKDPVELRRQIGYVIQQIGLFPHMTILENITLVPKLLKWNEQKKKERALELLQLVDMGPEYLERYPYELSGGQQQRIGVLRALASNPPLILMDEPFGALDPITRDALQEEFKNLQRTLDKTIVFVTHDMDEAIKLADRIVILRAGEIVQVGTPDEILRNPANEFVEEFIGKDRLLQTRPNVELVEQIMSRHPISITEEKSLTDAITIMRKKRVDSLLVVDEQNVLKGFVDVETISEYRKKAKYISEVINTEVYSVKQDTLIRDSVQKILKRGFKYVPVVDHNKHLVGIVTRATLVDIVYDSIWGEEENQMEEMAEMI
- a CDS encoding osmoprotectant ABC transporter substrate-binding protein, with translation MYKKMRRTIFMTLLVCSLVITGCSLPGLGSSSETTVKIGAQSMTESEILANMIAQLLERNTEVDTKIIKNLGSNFVQQKAMETGDIDIAATRYTGTDLTSVLGQEIEKDPVKAMEIVQREFKEQYGFKFFDSYGFDNTYAFTISNELAEEKGYQKISDLEKDADNLRLGVDSAWLKRKGDGYKGFVDTYGLEFGETYPMQIGLVYDAVKNGQMDIVLAYSSDGRIKVNDLKLLEDDKQYFPPYDCSPVVTEELLERYPEIEEELNKLIGEITTETMQELNYEVDGNLKEPSVVASEFLKAHKYFE
- a CDS encoding ABC transporter permease — encoded protein: METLLDFLQTNWQELVYKAWEHLYISLIAVFLGIIVAVPLGIMLTRMKRTSSIIIGMANIMQTLPSLAVLAFFIPFLGVGKTPAIIALFFYSVLPILRNTYTGIKGVNENLLESGRGIGMTSWERIRLVEFPLALSVIMAGIRTASVYLIGWATLASFIGGGGLGDYIFIGLNLYQTEYIIAGAVPVIIMAILVDYVFSIIERKVVPKGLKGMKEAA